Genomic DNA from Panthera leo isolate Ple1 chromosome A1, P.leo_Ple1_pat1.1, whole genome shotgun sequence:
GGGGGAATTTACTGGTATGGTGGGGTGCAGAAAGCATCCTAGTAATCGCCGACTTTGTGTTCATGCCTGCTTCTCCTGCTGAACGGAAACAGACACCTGGAGACTCCCACAGCTCCTACTTGCTGTTGTGCTGAACGGAGCACGTCAGCAAACGAGGAAGCGCCACGTTCCTTTTTGCAGGCCCTGAGAGCTCAGAACAGCTTGGTGTTGAACCCAAGCGTGACTGCCTGCTGGAAAGCTCGGGGTTCTTCAGTGCTGACTCTGTAGCGATGGATCAGAACTCTGCCTTTGGAGAGTGAGGGTTAGGGGAAGACTCCCCAAAATCAGTGTTTCCCATAAACCCCTCGCAAGATCAGTCCCACACCCTCCTGCAAAGAATGAGGCTGGGATCATCATGAAAGTTTCCCCAAAGAGAAAACTGGTCTGTTAAATGAGTCCTCggagaggaaagaaatcaggCGCCAGATGAAAGAAATTGGCCAAGAGATGGAAaagtctctctcctgctcctttcCTGTTTTACTGGATTTTCATAGGAACTCACTCACGGACAAAGCGTGAGGCTGTCTTTCAGAACGCAAGTCTTTCTAAATGTTATTGGACCAATTTCCCATCATCCTTTTGGCTTTCTCCTGCCCCCTTCAGCAGGATCAGCTGGGACTTCATCTGCACCCAGGAGGGCCAGGAGCCAGTTCCTGGGATGAGCATTCAAACCACCTGCACAGGGGCAGCCCGGGGTgttgcccaggtgccccacatttctCGTCGCTTTCTTTTAATCTGGAGCAGTTCTTCAAGATTCACCACCTTctggtgcgcctgggtggttcagtgagctGAGCgtcttgattcttgatttcagctcaggttgttatctcatagtttgtgggatcaagccccacctcaggctccatgctagcagcacagaagctgcttgggattctgtctccccctctctctgtccatccctcactcatgctctcagtctctcaaaataaataaatgaacttaagaaaaattcACTGCCTTTCATGCCCTTGGCATTTTTAAGAATAGAGGCCTTTTATTCTATAGAATATCTCTGAGTTGGGGTTTGTCTGATATTCCTCCATCATTAGActcagattattcatttttgtcaGTAACAAAATAATCCTCAGCATCAGACAGAAATGCCTGAGTCCATGCTATATAAACATAAGGAAAAGCTCTTCCTTACAGTAGAGTGCCAACTACTAAATGTAAAAGGAGTGATggaattttttacaaaaattaccATTTGGCAACCACCACACTAATAATTGGTTCAGGTAAGAAACATCAACAGGTATTAAAATCAGTGGATGAAAGCTTGAAGAACTCAGATCAGAGTATTTCCTCACATGATACTTACTAATCACAGAGGGGAAAAGAGCAACTTCATAGTGGAGAAACCTGGTAGAGAACCACTGTAACCAAAAGACCCCAGTTAGCATCTCCAGTAGTGGGGAAATAGACACCATGTACCTCCCAATACGATGAACTGAAGACACAACACCTCTTCTGGGAAATGACAAGACAGATTTCTGTCCAAAAGgcttaagaattttaaagaactATCATTCTCTCCAGGGTCCATTCACACACAATACATTCTGAAATCTTTTTCACCTTCACAGACCCGGTCTTGGTCATCTTCCCAGGAGGAGCTAGCAACAACCGGGATGCTGAAGAGCACAAACGATCTGCTGGGATGGAAACTGCTCAGTGGAGAGTTTGTGGACCacgtgatattccttggacatcAGGGATGGTACCGGAATACCAACAGGCTGGCCTCTGGGACAGAAGGGCAATAGGAGAAAGAACAAATCTGTCTTCATCCAGAGTATCCGTGGGTGGTGAGACAGGATGGGGAACAGCACATGAGCCATGTTCTGTTCCAGGTTACAGCAGACTCCCACCTCTCCTGGTAGTCTGTTCTGTTGTCAAATCCAAGGTTTGTCTTGCCAGTTTCTCACACCTTGGCACCTCACTGACAAATGAGAAGACTAGACTTCaggttccttccagctctgtgaCTGGCCTGTCTGTGCAGCTCACATTTGGagcagtgcaggtaggggatggTATCACATTCTCCTCTTGGATATTCAAGCCAGAGAAGCCAATGCTTCTTCACAACACCCCTAGCCTTCACCCCCTCTCCTGACTCCCACCAAGCTTCCTATGTCCATCCACcacatctttgttcttttccattccaATTCCATGCTGTCTTTTCCCCCTGACACTCTCTGGTCCAGAGGATTTCTGTTCCAACATACTGATCAAAGAAATGAGGAATTGGTACATAAGGAATCTCAGAAGAAAATGATGATGTAATAATAGAGATACCACAGATTACAGTGCTCACAGTGAGGCTATTTCAAGtctaaagatataaaaatcaattataaccattcattcttttctgttcagAGTAAGTCATCCTAAAGGGCAAGTCACTAGAAGATCTTCTAtgcctagtttaaaaaaaaaaactctaaaatacaaattttacatccaatgtggagctcgaactcacaaccctgaggtcaagagttgtatGGTCTGTCTACTGACTcctccagccaggcaccctgaccctaaaatacaaattttaaattgtctCTGTTAACTGGAGAGAGACATGGCACAGATAAATGCAATTTGGAAATACCCTTGAGACTCTGAGCTGTGCATTTTCATCTTCTCCTCTATCTTAAGACATCAGTGAGAATTTCTTCAAAGCACATTCTGCCCTGATTTTTAAAGACAATGACAAGAGCACAGCAGTATTTGGATATGTTGGTTGTTTTAGAGTTGAGAATTATTATGTTGCACTGAAACACCTGAGTCTTTCATCCAGCCCTCCTGGTAAGCAGGAGCAGGCATCAGCCAAACCGTGAGCAGAGTAAGGGATAGATTTTGTGGTTACAGAAATGGTTTCTTCTATGTGAAGGTGCCACATGGAGGACTCAACCTAGCATCCATCTCCTAATTAAATGAATAACTTGGACTTTTTACCACAACCTACTCTCAGCCCTGGTGGAAAGTGGTAATAAGCAACAACATGCCCTGCTGTGTTGGCAGTATCTGCGAGGTGGTGAGTCAGAAGGCAAGACGTAGGGAGAGACCACAGAGAGAATAGTACAGTGATGACATTGCCTTTCACACATGGTCAGTGATGCTGTTGCCAATTGTCCATCATCCCTTGTCTCCTAACTGCTATGACTAAATGTTAGTTCCATTTCCTCTGGAATGAGTTCAGGTTTGGTTGGCCCCTCTTTAGCCTCAGCAGCAAAGAATATAGAGATGCCACCTTCATATTCTGGAACTGACTTGTTACTACCATGAGGCCTTATAGCCCACGTATAAATAGGTTTCAGTGACTTCATTTTCCAAGAAAGTCATAGAATGTCAGAGTTAGAAGGAATTTTACTTTCATAGATGATGTATGAAAAGGGAAGTATGGGCAAGCAGCCCATACGAAAGCAAGCTGCATAAACTGGGGGgtggagcggggtggggggggtggagaggtgaACACACAGCATTACTCCTAATCCCCAGAAACCATTAGACCACATCAGCTCATTAAAGCCTTGTGTTCAGGAGCCTctcattcctgttttcttcttacattttccttcttcctcctctcacGTTAACAGTGACAGGAAATCACCACTCCTAGTTTTTACactggttgtttttttaagtctctggGAACTTTCCGTGACTTATCAAGTGGAGGGTTTCATGAAAATTTAGCTCTTCCTCTGAACCTGCTTAGCCAATAGaccaaatacttttttatttttattttttttaattttttttaacgtttatttacttttgagacagagagagacagagcatgaatgggggagggtcaaagagagagagggagacacagaatctgaaacaggctccaggctctgagcagtcagcacagagcggggctcgaactcacaaaccgtgagatcatgacctgagctgaagtcggacgcttaaccgactgagccacccaggcgccccgaccaaatacttttttaaaacatcaaacaaCAAATCTGATTTGTTCCCAGCCAAACCCAGAAGCTTAAGAAAAGTACCACTGCCCTCCTGTCCCCCATTTCCTAAAGTTTTCATCTCTAGACTGTCAATCCCACCATATAGATTCCAAATAGTCATGGGCTGAAAAGCAGCAtaagggatgggggaggaggtgaggatgATTTAGGATGGTCAGAATGAGGTCAGCCCGGAAATTGACCCTCAAATAATTTACTAACCACAGAGTCTGCGTTTCTTGTTTCTTATTACTATACATGGGTCCGGGGAGAGGGTATCATTTAggggaaaaagcagaaagaaaaaatgggagaaaaattcaCTCCTCCATGGAAATATAAGCAGAAAAGCTATAGACTCTTGTGTCTCTTgggtttttttagtatttttaatggaCCAAAAGAGAATCTTTATGTGGTAATACGTATGTGaatgatgtttataaaataagGTGTAATATCTTAGCTATTATGGGCTATTGTGTAAATAAATCttagatatataaaatacataatcttataaaaaattattttatggagCAGTGGACACTTAAACTTCCAAAGTTTCATATctttgttccaaaaaatagaaagctcCAATGCTGGCAGCTTATTTCCTTAGTATATTCCACTGTAAAGGCAACAAGTTTGGTGGCGTTTTATGTGTTTTCTAGCTCTGTAATTTATAATAATCCGTATGGATTACTTTGAAATGTCTATTACTTGTGTGTTGGTGTTCTTTGCCCATGCGGAGTCATCAGAGATCTGTTCCACGCTTTGCATCttggaaaaccaaaaagaatttTCTAGTGAGATGAAAAATACCTAGAACATGCCTTCACTGTTGGGAAAACCTCAGATTTATACCACTGGTAGCTTTTTGCAAGTCTGAGGAAATGGGAAGTTTAAAACCAAAGTTATTGTCTCTCACTTAAATATTGGGTGTTGGTTAACTTTTCTCCTGGGAAGGAAGCACATATTTTTGTTAAGTCCTTTTTTCTTGGACATGACATGTTCCGGAGGAAACCGGAAGACAGGGCCCTAAGCTGCCTTGCTTCAGGATGACTCTCCACCATCAGTTTCCAAAGAACTGTCCACATATTAATTCTGTTCTGTGATTCGGTGGTAGATTCAATGACTTTCAGAGCTCAgagttttgtttgggtttgtggCTCTAGTGAAGTGCTGAGTTTACTCTTTATAGCCAGACTGAGGAGAAGAAGCAAAGGCAACAGGGGCCCCCTTGCTGGACAGGTCCGTTTGCACCTTCCACTGACACAGGAGATCCACACCAGAAACCAGGGCCCACACTGCCGTCTGCTCTCCACGCAGGGAGAGGCCCATCATATGCCAAAGTGGGGACATTCCCCAACTCTCCGTCGTCAGAGATGCATATTGTTCCCAGCTGTAAGCTTGTGAAGCCCGATGTGTGTTTTAGCATGGAACAATAAAACCGGTTTAGTCGTCCCTCAGGTCTGGTTCTTTCAGTAGCTGGCTTGGAGGAGGAGCATTTTATCACAGATTAAACGTCAACATTGAgcatttaattttcccaaaggGCATTGGTTCCTGGCAGCTGCTCTGGACATCCAAAAGGGAGGCCTGAGAGGAGAGGAAGGTATCACTTTGTCGGAAGACCACTGCTTAGGATGGGTGGGGATGGCCCCCGCCACCTCTCAGCGCTCGCCAGGCCAGCTCATCTCTGTAGAGCAAACTTCCAGTTTGTACAATCACATGGGCCCAGGAAGGCCTCTTGGCCAGAAACCATCTCTGCTCGAGTCAGAATGCAGAGGTCAAGAGCACAGCCTCAAGAACCTAAACTGCCAGTCACCTAGCagctatgtggccttgggcaagtcacttaacctctctgtggctCAGCTTCCTTTTCTGGAGAATGGAGCTACAATAGCATCTTCTTGAGGGACGTATGGTTTAAATGCTTTAAAACGTGTAGAGCAGTCTGAACATACACAAGTAGTCAAGAAAATGTGCCTTACCACCTTCAAAATGTTTGCCACATCCACCAACCATCCagattattatttacttaatattattttaatggattcaattttaatctaaaatttaattaaaaagataattgtaGATCTCAACTGTAAATGGAAAACCAGCATAATTTGTTGTGAATCTGAAGTAGCATCTAAACAGGTGTAACCGCTTATGTTTACAGAGTCCTTGCACCTTGCCAGGCACCACGCTAAGAGTCCTGACTTGTTAGAATCCTCACATCCTTGTGAGGTCAGCATTACCATTTTACCACTGAGGCACGGACATTGCGCCCATCGTGACACAATTAGCAAATGCAGGAGGTAGTCTGGGCTTCAGAACCTGGACTTCCCAGCCCTGTTCCATGCTGCTGCCCTAACAGAAGCAGGAGTGTGCCATTCACGTGGCAGACAGCTGGTGTGGCAGCTTCCCGGGACCGCAGTAACAAAGGGCCACAAACAGAGTAGCTCAGAACAACTGAAACTCGCTCTGTCCAGGttgtggaggctagaagtccaaaatcaaggtgtgggcagggagctctaggggaggatcctGTCTTGCTTCTTCTCGCTGCCCGTCGCCCACAGcgctccttggcttgtggccacatctcTTCAATCTCTTTCCGCCACCTTCAGCTCTGCAGAAGCTTCCCTCTGTGCATCTATGTTTgcgtgtctcctcctcttcttgtgAGGACAGCAGTCATACTGGAGTGCGGCCCACCCTAATGACATCaacttaacttaattacatctccaagaccctatttccaaataaggtttcATTCACAGATCCCAGGAATTAGGACTtcaacagatctttttttttttttttttaaatccaagcgAGTTAACATATAGGTAtattaataatgatttcaggagtagaatttagtggttcatcacttacatataacacccagtgcctgtcccaacaagtgtcctccttaatgcccatcacccatttagcccatcacccatttagcccatcccctcatccacctcccctccagcaaccttcagtttattcttctgtatttaagagtctcttatggtttgcctccctctgtttttaccttatttttccttccgtTTTCTATGATTATCTATTGAGTTTCTCAAATatcacatatgagtaaaatcaaacacatcttttttgggggggggggttgcggatGGGGCAGACACAATTCAGTTGCCCACCTAAAACTTCAAGCCTGAGGCCGAAGATCTGCCGGTGGTGGGGAGGCGTTCAAGAGCAGCAACAACCTGAGACGGTCTCCTTTGCACCGTGGGGACTGAAGGGGTCAGGACAAGGGAGAGACAATGCTTCTCTGCTTTAGTGACAGCGTCCAGTCCGGGTGCTAAGATTAACCATCTCCTGCCCCACTGCTGGTGCTCTGGGAACAGGGGGTGAGCAAAAGAAAGCTTCCCGTGAAAGGATGGTAGAAGGAAGACCGGGGGGAAATGCCACCTTCTCAAACTCCAGGCGGGTGTGGAAGGCATAGACTCACCTCTGGAAGTTGCCTTATGTGGTGAGGCTGGAAGAGCAAATCCAGACAAATGACAGAGAGACTTCCCCAGAGGTGTGTGTAAAGAGAGAACAACAGGAAAGACAGTAGGGGAGAAatcctttattttcatattacGTCAGTGAAAAGAACTCTCTCTTCTAAGAGGGGTTTGAGAGGAGGGCGGGGGTCGGGGCGGTGGTGAGGAGGAAGAGTTTTCTGGCTCTGTCAGATAAAGTTGTCCTTGGTTGACGGAGCTGCACAGATTTCATAGAGTTGGGAGGCCCTCACCTTGAGTTCCCGGGCCACCTGACAGATGGAAAAGGGCCAACAGCAGTGCACCGCCAGCCAGTCCTCACACAGTGTGCCCTAGGGCGAGACCCAGGTCTCCGTTGTGGCCCAACCACACAGACTCATGACCATTACCCAGGGGCCTCTACGATATTTCCTGAAGGCCTAGCCCATCCATGGCTTCCAAGATCCACCAAGTCAATACCCTAAATCCATGCCCAGGGACACTGACCCACCAGGATACCCAAGTGCCAAGCAGCTCAACCGCTTATCCATCCTTGCACTTCAGAGACCGGTCCTTACTTAGGGCTTCTGATATAGACTTCATACTGGAAGCCACTGGTTTCTCTgtccatgtcattttttttttttctgttaggacttaatatgtataattatttatttctttggagtgGGTAATAAGTACATATGGTTCAAAATTCTCACAGTAAGAAGGCACAGGAAGTAAAAAGAACATCCTCCTCCACAGCTGTCCCCAGCCACCCAGTGAACTTGCCTGGGGGTAACTTTTGTTGGCAGGTTTTTATATGCACTTCCACAAAAATTCAGTGTCTACACAAGTATATATAGAGTCCTTTTATGTAAATAGTTGCGTACTTCTGtgccttgtactttttttttcacttcaaaatatattttagggaTCATTCCACATGAATATATAAGGAGatgtcttttttatctttaactGTCCACATCTTGGTAGGTCTGATCTGTCTGGGCTCAGtctctcactgtgcctcagtctcAGCTGCCCTGGAAATTGATGGACTCTGAAGCATCCCCCAGGAACCCCCAAAGCGAATTCTGCATATGCCACATAGTCTTCATTTGAAGTCAGACCATCCCAAGTATATCCTCCAAATTTGGTGCAATTCTACCCATCACCTTCTCTTGATgcagtaagagaaagagaaacagaagtagCCCAGTGACTGGTAATCAGCATTATAATAGGTGCCACTTGAAGTACCCTTCATAATGTGGCATTTGGTTAACATACATCCTCGTaatgaatgaaatcagaaatttcttccctttcctttcccaaagTCTTCCACTAAGTGTGGTGTTTTTAAGCATCCTCatccagacctttttttttttttttttttgaaactcgCAGGTTTGAAAGACATCCAGGTTCTTATAGAGATCCAAGTTCACATATACTTTCAAACACACTTACCCGTATTTTATGTCTCTCTCTGGTGCCAACTCTCAGTGCAAAGGTGGACCCAGGTAACAATGGCCAACAAAGGCACTCTCCGTGATGCCTGGCGATGTCACACTCGAGGCACATTGGACAAAACAGACCACAGAAACCTGTCAATAAccacataaaagaaaaccaaggttCTCAGATGTGCT
This window encodes:
- the PLAC8L1 gene encoding PLAC8-like protein 1 gives rise to the protein MNWFGNYFSRFPEDVSLLNIHSPLLLSLRSSEDEQHFISNTRSHAPAQAVTKQPVRGDTGRTTITIVPTGGDWSTGLFSVCRDKRICFCGLFCPMCLECDIARHHGECLCWPLLPGSTFALRVGTRERHKIRGTLCEDWLAVHCCWPFSICQVARELKVRASQLYEICAAPSTKDNFI